Proteins co-encoded in one Microbacterium hydrocarbonoxydans genomic window:
- a CDS encoding M23 family metallopeptidase — protein sequence MAATAVAAVNADSPADEVVLVTEVVSAEVAVEVEVDTETADATPQPSAPGASAPVDSAPVDSADEDAFESAARAFRSVATGSTPVTEAPKITVEPSATESSTTHVAVGRRTPRRFLALGATVGVMSLAGLLAVGMTLPAEAVAAVQGGQNLASTSLVASAASASKTSSDGEIQAFVTSSDVQNESLARSDSFSTVSLVQVASEEGINYSNEIFTNDTEAAIQWPFKVGVGMSSGYGMRWGRLHEGIDFVPGEGAPIQAIADGVVRIATEQGNAYGVTVYIDHVIDGQVITSHYSHMQYGSLQVKAGDKVKVGDIVGHTGNTGRSYGAHLHFEIIINGSTIDPLPWLRENAGRTSY from the coding sequence GTGGCAGCCACTGCAGTGGCCGCAGTGAACGCCGATTCTCCGGCCGATGAGGTCGTGCTCGTCACCGAGGTCGTGTCCGCCGAGGTGGCGGTCGAGGTCGAGGTCGACACTGAGACGGCAGACGCGACACCGCAGCCATCCGCACCCGGCGCTTCCGCACCTGTCGACTCCGCACCCGTCGACTCCGCTGACGAGGACGCGTTCGAGTCGGCAGCCCGCGCCTTCCGGTCGGTCGCGACGGGGAGCACCCCTGTCACAGAGGCACCGAAGATCACGGTCGAGCCCTCGGCAACCGAGTCGTCCACGACTCATGTAGCCGTCGGCCGTCGTACGCCCCGCCGTTTCCTCGCGCTCGGCGCGACTGTCGGGGTCATGAGCCTTGCGGGCCTCCTCGCGGTCGGCATGACGCTGCCCGCCGAGGCTGTTGCGGCTGTCCAGGGCGGACAGAACCTCGCGTCGACCTCGCTGGTCGCCTCTGCCGCGTCCGCATCGAAGACGTCGTCAGACGGCGAGATCCAGGCGTTCGTCACGTCGTCCGACGTGCAGAACGAGTCGCTCGCCCGGTCTGACAGCTTCTCGACGGTCTCGCTCGTTCAGGTCGCCTCGGAAGAGGGCATCAACTACTCGAACGAGATCTTCACCAACGACACCGAGGCGGCCATCCAGTGGCCGTTCAAGGTGGGCGTGGGCATGAGCTCGGGGTACGGCATGCGCTGGGGTCGTCTGCACGAGGGCATCGACTTCGTGCCGGGCGAGGGCGCCCCGATCCAGGCGATCGCCGACGGTGTTGTGCGCATCGCCACCGAGCAGGGCAACGCCTACGGTGTGACCGTCTACATCGATCACGTGATCGACGGACAGGTCATCACGAGCCACTACTCGCACATGCAGTACGGCTCGCTGCAGGTCAAGGCCGGCGACAAGGTGAAGGTCGGCGACATCGTCGGGCACACCGGGAACACCGGGCGCTCGTACGGCGCGCACCTGCACTTCGAGATCATCATCAACGGCAGCACGATCGATCCGCTGCCCTGGTTGCGCGAGAACGCGGGTCGTACCTCGTACTGA
- a CDS encoding inositol monophosphatase family protein produces MSDATRLAELAADIAREAGDLARTRRDEGVRLAATKSTLADIVTDADREVEDLIRLRLRESRPGDGFVGEESDADPGTTGVTWVVDPIDGTVNYAYGIPAYAVSIAAVEGVAHPDEWQALAAAVYAPASGELFTAARGSGAWLDGRRLEVSVETPAGALLATGFGYDPTTHDGDLATVRSIMPMARDLRRAGAAALDLAYVAAGRLDGYFERGLKPWDFAAGALLVTEAGGQVSRLDTASLRPMLIAGGTQVHARLRELLDMKRD; encoded by the coding sequence GTGAGCGACGCGACGCGACTGGCCGAACTCGCCGCAGACATCGCGCGCGAGGCCGGTGACCTGGCCAGGACCCGGCGCGACGAAGGCGTGCGCCTCGCAGCGACCAAATCTACCCTCGCCGACATCGTGACCGATGCCGACAGAGAGGTCGAAGACCTGATCCGCCTGCGACTGCGCGAGTCGCGACCTGGTGACGGGTTCGTCGGTGAGGAGTCCGATGCCGATCCCGGCACGACGGGCGTGACGTGGGTTGTGGATCCGATCGACGGCACCGTGAACTACGCCTACGGCATACCCGCGTATGCCGTGAGCATCGCCGCCGTCGAGGGTGTCGCCCACCCCGACGAGTGGCAGGCGCTCGCCGCAGCCGTCTACGCGCCGGCGTCGGGAGAGCTGTTCACCGCGGCGAGGGGATCAGGCGCCTGGCTCGACGGCCGACGCCTCGAGGTCTCGGTCGAGACACCCGCGGGCGCCCTCCTGGCGACGGGCTTCGGATACGACCCGACGACGCATGACGGTGACCTTGCGACGGTGCGCAGCATCATGCCGATGGCCCGCGACCTCCGGAGGGCCGGCGCTGCGGCGCTGGACCTCGCATATGTGGCGGCGGGGCGTCTCGACGGGTATTTCGAACGTGGCCTCAAGCCCTGGGACTTCGCGGCGGGCGCGTTGCTCGTGACCGAGGCGGGAGGTCAGGTCAGCAGACTCGACACCGCGTCGCTGAGACCCATGCTCATCGCCGGTGGAACCCAGGTCCATGCCCGACTTCGAGAACTTCTGGATATGAAACGTGACTAA
- a CDS encoding enoyl-CoA hydratase/isomerase family protein, which translates to MSDVILFGVEEGMARLTLNRPARLNAFNAELAHAWREATHEATSRPDVKAILIDATGPAFCAGGDVIDMSTTMGSGAEITALAEVINAGIRSLTESSVPVVAAAHGTTAGGGLGILLSSDYAVVGARSRLGSLYANIGLTPDLSVSAQLSRAVGQRRALQLVLQDRLLTAEEAVEWGLVAEAVAGADGSEEADLVRARAEEIARFWLAGAADAYGHAKRLVRSQPERTFAEQLSEEARSIGASLETPDAQARIAAFATSTTRSAR; encoded by the coding sequence ATCGCCCCGCGCGTCTCAACGCGTTCAATGCGGAGCTCGCGCATGCGTGGCGAGAGGCCACTCACGAAGCGACGTCGCGGCCAGACGTCAAGGCGATCCTCATCGATGCCACAGGACCCGCGTTCTGCGCGGGAGGCGACGTGATCGACATGTCGACCACGATGGGGTCGGGTGCCGAGATCACCGCGCTCGCCGAAGTCATCAACGCCGGCATCCGGTCGCTCACCGAGTCGTCGGTACCCGTGGTCGCAGCGGCTCACGGAACGACCGCCGGAGGCGGCCTCGGCATCCTGCTCAGCAGCGATTATGCCGTCGTCGGGGCCCGATCGCGGCTCGGGAGCCTGTACGCGAACATCGGTCTGACCCCCGATCTGTCTGTTTCTGCACAGCTGTCACGGGCGGTGGGGCAGCGTCGTGCGCTGCAGCTGGTGCTGCAGGATCGGCTGCTCACGGCCGAAGAGGCCGTCGAGTGGGGGCTCGTGGCCGAGGCCGTCGCCGGAGCGGACGGCTCGGAAGAGGCCGATCTGGTGCGCGCGCGAGCGGAGGAGATCGCACGATTCTGGCTCGCCGGGGCCGCCGATGCCTACGGCCACGCGAAGCGTCTGGTGCGTTCGCAGCCGGAGAGGACTTTCGCGGAACAGCTCAGCGAGGAAGCTCGGAGCATCGGCGCATCGCTGGAGACGCCCGACGCACAGGCGCGGATCGCCGCTTTCGCGACCTCGACGACGCGCTCCGCACGCTGA